One genomic segment of Scyliorhinus canicula chromosome 10, sScyCan1.1, whole genome shotgun sequence includes these proteins:
- the gpr20 gene encoding G-protein coupled receptor 20: MQNTTVEPNLANVTTTNLSNGTHNHKEPYLHKLAHLDEALYNDYYSLWLALMIINVIICVVGIALNGVALYVFCFRTKTKTTPVIYTINLVITDLMVGFSLPTRIIMYYSGGECLTCSFVHIFSYFVNMYCSILFLTCICVDRYLAIVQVEASRKWRNPHYAKGICVFIWLFAIIVTYSILTTAIKYASCCLSKLFALTVFEYFLPLVIITVFTIRIMCALAKPNLMQQSRERRMRAVQLLVTVLIIFMICFTPFHVRQVVVYANPTLPHHISLIVYHVTVTLSSLNSCLDPIVYCFVTNNFQSTVRNIFIKAEHEQNSGDVISVQKSSKVSTEKTVVSNMVMNGPSPDSEQ; the protein is encoded by the coding sequence ATGCAGAACACAACGGTTGAACCCAATCTTGCGAATGTGACCACGACTAACCTTAGCAACGGAACTCACAACCACAAGGAACCCTACTTACACAAACTAGCGCATCTCGATGAAGCTCTCTACAATGATTACTACAGTCTGTGGCTCGCCTTAATGATCATTAATGTTATCATATGTGTAGTTGGTATTGCACTCAATGGTGTCGCATTGTATGTCTTCTGTTTTCGTACCAAGACTAAAACAACACCTGTCATCTATACCATAAACCTCGTGATCACCGATTTGATGGTGGGCTTCTCCTTGCCAACCAGGATAATAATGTATTACAGTGGTGGTGAATGCCTGACGTGCTCCTTTGTGCACATTTTCAGCTATTTTGTGAACATGTACTGCAGCATTCTGTTCCTAACCTGCATCTGTGTGGACAGGTACCTGGCTATCGTCCAAGTGGAAGCTTCACGCAAGTGGAGGAACCCCCATTACGCCAAAGGGATTTGCGTGTTCATTTGGCTCTTTGCCATTATTGTCACCTACTCTATTCTCACCACAGCAATAAAGTACGCCTCTTGCTGCCTGTCCAAGCTCTTTGCTCTGACAGTGTTTGAATACTTTCTGCCTTTAGTGATCATCACAGTCTTCACAATTCGGATCATGTGTGCCCTGGCCAAGCCCAACCTTATGCAGCAGAGCAGGGAGAGGCGCATGAGAGCTGTCCAGCTTCTGGTCACTGTACTGATTATCTTCATGATCTGCTTCACCCCCTTTCACGTCCGTCAGGTTGTGGTCTACGCAAACCCTACTCTGCCCCATCACATCAGCCTCATCGTGTACCACGTCACAGTCACCCTGAGTAGCCTCAACAGCTGCTTGGACCCTATTGTCTACTGCTTTGTCACTAACAACTTCCAGTCCACTGTGAGGAACATCTTTATCAAGGCTGAGCATGAACAAAACAGTGGCGATGTAATCAGCGTACAGAAGAGCTCCAAAGTGTCCACAGAAAAGACTGTAGTTTCAAACATGGTGATGAATGGCCCTTCACCGGACAGTGAACAATGA